The genomic segment CTCCGGAGGCCAGAATGGCTCTGAGCCCTAACTGGGGTCCTCGGCTGGCGCCTGGTCCTGGCATCTGTGTCTCCTGAGCACGGCACCCTTGGCTCAGGGCACTTTCTCGAAAGACCCGCCCAAGCCACCGGGAGAAGCCCGCTGGAGTCCCCAGGGCTGCCCACACAGCGCCTCGTTATCCTTGCGCAGCAGCCCTTGCGCGAGCCTCCACTACTTCCGGGCCCTGGGTGTAGCCTCGGCTGCCCGCGGCTGTCGATATTTCTCACTACTCCACTAGGAATCAAGATAGCTGCTAGAGCCTCCGGGGTCAGGCTGAAATGCCtgggagtggagggtggggggtggtgcaAAAAATAGCCCGGGGTCTGCGCTGTGACCAGCAGGATCGCCTTGGGTTTCTGGGGACTTCAAGAACCGGGTCCTAGCTAGGtcaaggcaattatttttttttaaaccattttattgaggtatgattgatatataaaaaactgaacatatttaatgtatacaactccATGAGTTTAGGGATAAGTATACAACCATGAAATCCTTACCAAGGTCAAGGCAATTATTACCTACCTATGGATCTATCCTTTAAAACTCACACTTCTATAGAAAATCACACATTGAAAAAtaactacaaaacaaaaataaagtaactaTTTCCAAAAGAACAAATTTGTAAGTTACTTGAAGAGGGAGAAtttgaaggggagagagagggatgcGTCTCAAGATGCTGTCCCAAAACGCGCTTTGAGCCCCGAGCTCACAGGTGTTTGAAATGATTCAAAACGAAAAGTCCACAGATAACTTCGAAATGTTCATAAAGGAAGGCGTCATTAGAGACCCGCTTGTGCGGTCACCGGGAGATGTGACTTGCGAGCCTGGAGACGGAGTAATTTTATAACCTCGAGATTTTCTGTTTTGAAGGCAAGACAGATGTCGCCAGTCTTGGATGCGGACACTACGACAAGAATGGGCACGGGCCTCAGGCCGAACGATGCGTTCCCGCCGAGTGCAGGTGGCCTCCTGCTGGCATTGCCCAAGGAGACCGAGCCGGCGCGCCCGCCTGACAGCCACCGTCTCCAGCGCCAGCCTTCCCTGGGCCGGGGACAATCAGAAGCGACCGCTTACAGAAAAAAGCGAGTGGAGGATGACCTTCGTTCCGGGTGCTGACACGACCGTGCGTGTCCTCGAGGAGGAGAGTCCGGGCACAGGGCGTGGGGCGCGCGGCTGCAAAGGGGGCCAGAGACTGCGAAGCTCTTCGGGGCTCGGTTTCCCGGTCTGtcaactgggggtggggggaggggtaggaCTCCCCACTGGCAGCTGCTGGGCTGTTGCACCAAGAGGTGAGCTGACAGATCCAGAAGAAACCGCCCCTTGGTTCCCATCCCCGACTGTGTTTCTCTGAGTAGGGTACAGACCCGCGACAACTGGGAGAGGAGACTAACGAAAAAAGGGCCGGGGTTGGGTGGGTGCTGGAGGAGGAACTGGGCCCAGAACACTCCAGGTAAGTAACGCAGAAGAGCTCAGACCCTGGCCACCGACCTTGCGCAGGCCTGCCCACACCCggactcagcttccccatctgtacaatggtTCAGGACCCCTTCGCCCAATCGGCTCCAAAAAACCGACCCGGGTTGcgccaggggaggaggaggacttagatggaggaggggaaggtCTGGAACCTGCATGCCTGGACTGAAGGGGTTCTATTAGGGAGGGAGGTAACCCTCTCCCTAGCTTTGCCGCTCCAACGCGGCTGTGGGGTCTGAGGAGCAGGGcactggtggggaggggggccccACCCGGCGTCTGGGCGGCGCCGAGACCCCCCTGCCGTCCGAAGCCCCTCGCCGCCCGGCCGCCGGTGAGGGCGGCTGGCCGCGGGCGCTGAGGTCACCTTTTCCACTGCGCCCGCCGAGAGCGGACGGTTTCCGGGATTTtcgcggcggcagcggcgggagGCCCGGGCTGGGTCCCAGGAGTTGGGCCCGGCAGCCGCGTCCCTGGGGTGAGGGCTACAGGGCTGGGACCGCGCGAGAGGCCCTGAGGCCCCTTcacccgggggtgggggtggggggcttcctttctctgggcctctgttcccGTCGGGAGGAGGGACCCCTCTCTCTGGGAAGGAAGAGGGACCCGGCTCCCTGGGAATCCTTTGCCGGCCAACAATGCTGCAATTCCTGAGCAGAGGAGGCCCTGCTGCTGTTTTTGCGCAGTTTTTCGCCTAAAAGGGGTTTATCTGCAGTTCTGCTTTGGGATTACACCGTGCATAGACAGCCCGACAGCCCGGGAGAGCAGAGATCAGAGGCCTGCCCATCGAGAGGAGGGCCTTGAGGGTGACAAGGGTGGACCAAGCTCTCTCAGCCCTTCGGGCCAGCCAAGGCCTCCAGTGCTCCAGGGCATTGCCCCAAAGCTCCCTGAGGCCTCATTCCCAGCGGCTGCCATCGCTCAGACCTCAGCCTCAGCCACCCAGAACTAGCCCAAGCACTTGATCGGAAGCACTTTGCCGGCTGAGCACCTGTGAAATAGGGTGGAGGCTGGACTGCATTAGTCTTCTGACTTCTCAAAATCTAGAGGTAAGGCTTCAATCCTGAAAATAACCTCCTACCCCTAAACCTGACCCAGGACTGGGGGCAAAATGGTTTTGGTGACACCTGATCAATGTGACTCCCAAGTCCTCTGATCTGGGTCCTCAGCACCCACCTGGAGGACCTGAGACCCTCAGGAGGCAACTGCCTAGAGCAGAGATGGTTCAAAGCCAGGTGGCTTCAGTCAGGGGCCCAACTAGCAGGTGAAGGGATGGAGTAGGGGTGGCTGGGCCTAATCCTCACAGCAGACTacaagcaggaggaggaggagaaggaggaggctgcCCTACTGGGTGGAGGGAGGTGAGAGAAAAATGGGCCCCATACCATATATACAGGGGGCAACAGAAAACAAACCCTGCTTGCTGTGGTCCCTGGGCCAGTACTTTCCCCTTGTCGGGCCTTAATGTCACCATCTGAGAAAGTAGGTGGTTGAACTGACATCCAAGCACCTATCTAGGGAGGGGCTCTCTTTGCCTATGAGTGGGGAGGGGTCCCAGCTGGACTGCCCAAGGCTCCAGGAGACactggctttttttgtttgtctggtgGCTGCTGGGCCAACTGAGGCAGCCCAGACCCACCCCTTGTATCTCTACCTCTCACTGGGAGAGAGGCCTGCCTTGTGTGGGATACCATCACTCTTAGTGGGTCCCACACTGTCCCCTTCTGAGGTGACTCACAAGATCACCTGCACATGGAGCACCTGGAGGCCACCTTTCAGCTCTGATGATGGCTGGGAGGTTCAGAAAGGTACAGCCCTGGCTGAAGTCATTCAACAGCTAGGGGGAGAGGCAGCTGGGCTCTTAGAGCCTCTAGTAAGACATTCTCTTTGTCCCTATGGACAAAGAGTCTTGGGCACCTCCTAGTCCACACAGGGTCTGGGGCAGGTGCCAAGGCCTCACCACCAGCAACTGGAGCTAGAGAAGATGCACCATCTTGAGGCTTCATGGGGCAGGGGCACATGTGCGGTAGTTCCTATTTTCCAGAGGTGACCACTGAGGCCCCAGGCAGAGCTCACATGGGAAGTGGTCCAGGGCCCCAGCTGAGGGACTCCCAAGGAGCAGGAGGAAAGGGGCAGGCACCCTTCCCAGTCTCCTGGGGATACCTATCCATCTCCACTGACACCCCACCCTCCTTGCCTGAACAAACTATATACTCCTCCCCAACAGACCCTGGGGACAGGATTCCCCCCCCCTCCAGCCTCAAGTCCTCACAGCCTCCCTGGAGCCAAGTGTCAGCATCTTTGCAGCGAGAGGCTAGGAGACTGAGGTCCAGAATGGGTCAGTAGTTTGCCTTGAATGGCAGTGCCAAAGAGATAAACTCAGCCGAGAGTTGAGCTTTGGGATTGTTCATCCCATAACCTGGACTTACATAAAGGGAGGGAGCTGCCAAAGCCTCTGGCCTTCCTCAGTCACACTGGGAACTTTAACGTTCAGAGAGGAGACAGGTCACGCCAGAGTCCATCCCCACACTCCCAGGGCACCCTGTGGCTTCTCACCCAGCTCTACCAGGTACTGGTTTTGTCTGATGCTCCAAAACTGTGAAAAGGCAAAGCTGCAGCCTTTCCTTGTCCTGGCATCCATCCCTTGCTCTAACTAGGGGAACACAACCCACCGCACAGCGTCTAGGGTTGTGTGGATGTGTTCACGTATTGCTTTGGCAATATAAGCAAATTCTGGCTGGAGAAATTTGCTTCTCAGGGCAGTTCAGGAGAAATGAGGCGGTGCCtggtaaactgaggcacaagcGAGGCCACTGCCCTGCGAGTCGCACCCAGCCCACTGTTGCACTCCTGCCACGGCCCTGCGTCCTGGCACGGAGGCTGAGCACCGCCATCCCCTTTCCAGCCAAGCTTCGGGgcctctgcctctcctcttccccatctTTCCGGGtctccctcacccctgcccagaCCGCTCGCCTTGCTAGCTGTCCCATCTCTTTCTTTACTGCCCCCTCTTTCTGTCCTGCTTGCCTCTGTGCTCTCCGGCACGTCACGGCCCCCTGACTCCCGCGCCTCTGTCGGTCGCTCTCTGCGCACGTCTCGGCGTCCCTGGCATCCTCACGTCACTGTCTCGCATCTTGTGTGGCCCTAGCTGTCTGCTGTAGACCCTCTCTCACCTCTCTCTCGGTCCCTCAGCTCCCATCCCTGGGGGTCTTGTCCCCCGAGCTCTCCAGCTCGATCCTTCTTGGGCTTGCGCTCCGCTGGGTCTCCCTCCGTCTGGGTCGGTCAGCCCCTCTCGcggccccctccctcctgccactctcCCATCTCCGGCCCTCCCTCGGGCtcggcctggggggtggggggcggcgacgcggggcggggcggccgggcggggcggggcggtgaCGCGGGGCCGGCGGGGCTAGAGGCGCGGCGGAGTGGGGCGGGGGTGCAGTCCCGGGTCCGACCGGCCgagccccgcgcgccccgcccgcgCCCTGTGTCTCCGCCCGGCCggccggcgggggagggggcatgaGCCGGCGCCCGCGCACCGCCCGGAGCTGCGGGCCGGCCTAGACCCCCGTGCGGGCCCCGCGCCccagccgctgccgccgccgAGCCCCGGGCGCCGCGATGCAGCGGCCGGGGGAGCCGGGCGCAGCGCGCTTCGGGCCGCCCGAGGGCTGCGCCGACCACCGGCCGCACCGCTACCGCAGCTTCATGATCGAGGAAATCCTCACTGAGCCTCCGGGGCCCAAGGGCGCCgctcctgccgccgccgccgccgccgcgggcgaGCTGCTCAAGTTCGGCGTGCAGGCGCTGCTGGCGGCGCGGCCCTTCCACAGCCACCTGGGTACGTGCGGGGCCTGGGGCCGCGGGGCGCTGGCCGGGCTCGGCGGGAGGAAGCGAGCCGCGGTGTCTCTGGGACGCAGCTCCGGGCACGCAGGCCCCCGGCCGTTCCTTCGGCGCGCTCCCGGCGGGGAAGCAAAAAGGGGCAGGCGCCGGGCCGCGCAGAAACCAGGCCTCGTGCCCCTGGGCCAGGCCTGCCGGGAGGGCATTCGTTCTCTTCTTCACTGCGACCCTGCGGTTTCCAGCCCCGAGGAGTCCAGGCCCGGGGACCCGAGCCCGCATCCCCATCGCGGGCGCCGGACCAGACTGCTAATGTCAGACTTCGGGTCAAAGCGACCTCAGGCCGCGGGCGCCTGGGCCTTCACCACAAGCGCTGGCTTGGGAGTGGCCGCGGCTGCCCAAGCCGGGAAAGCCGGACCTTTGAGAAAGGAGGCCCGTGTCTCCGAGTGCTGAGCTGGGGGCTGACCCTGGCCTGAGCCAGTCCGGAGCCTCCCGGAGCCTGGGGTCCCAGGCTGGCAACGAATCGGCCTGTGCTATAGCATAGACCCCCTTGGCCTTGCCTGGGGACTAGAGGCTTGTTTGTGAGCTGCAGCCCGAATGGCCCTTCTGCTCCAGGTCGGCTGCGCTTTGGCAGAGCTTGAACCAGCAACTCAGGCTTTCCCTGCTCCTCTCGgttctcttctttccttgttGGGGCCCCTGCCTTGACCTGCCATGCCCTCTCCTCTGCACCCCTTCTTCTGGCCTTTCCATGTCTCTCTCCAACCGGCTTCTCTCAGTGGGGTGGATCTGCCCTTCCTCTCTTACCTTCCCCCAAGGatctcttctcccctcctggTCCTCTCCTCGTATTCACCAGGGCATCCTGCCTGGGCCCTTCGCGACTCCAGCGGGGCTAGCTCTCGCCAGTAGTGAGATGCCTATCGGGCAGGGAACACTCCTACATTCTAGCGGGACCTCAGCCCAGGGAGCCGACTTCCTCCACACCCAGTGACCCTCCAGCCAGTGCTCCGCCTGCCTGGGGGGCAGCAGGACCAGTTTGTTCGTTTTGACTCCAATCTCTGCTGCCTTTTGCCTCCAGCTGCACTGTTAATAATTCGTTTGAAGCgggcaaaaaaaaatcatttaggacTGATGAAAATTGAAACGTCTTCGTGGGGAAGAGTCTAaacagagaaaataggaaaaacaaattcCCCAATTCTTGGGGTGCTTTGGAATTTCTAGGAAGCGCCCAACTTCACCCATGCTGACAACCCTCTGCCTGCCCCTCGGGGTGGCTGTTTTGCCCTGCACAGAAGAGCAGATGTGCTTACTCCACTGAAACTCTTTCCCCGCCCCCATGAATGCAGCAAGGCTGATTTAGTTGGGGCAAAAGCTCATCTTCCTAACTCTGTGCCGTTTTTTCTTGGTTACCCTTTTCCGTGACACATACTCTATGTGTTTGGGAGCTTCGGCCTTGTTCATTAAGAATCCTGAAATCTCATGGCAGCTGGGGTCTGGGAAATGCCAGGCAGAGCCCGGGTGGGGGAAGTCCCTCTCCCAGACTCTGGGGACGCTGGCGTCAAGGAGGGTCAGCCTAGGTGCCTGGCGCAAGTCTCTCACTTCCCGGCCAGCACGAAGGTTTTGTGCTTGGGGTACCGGCTGAGGGCGACCTCTCGGCAAGGGCGCATGGTGCGCGGATCTCCAGGAGGAGGAGCACGGCCCGAGCTCACGCGGCTCCCCACTCTCTCCCCGCAGCCGTGCTGAAGGCCGAGCAGGCGGCGGTGTTTAAATTCCCGTTGGCGCCGCTTGGCTGCTCCGGGCTGGGCTCGGCGCTGCTTGCCGCGGGGCCTGGGCTGTCGGGCGCTGCCGGCGCGCCGCACCTGCCGCTCGAGCTGCAGCTCCGCGGGAAGCTGGAGGCTCCGGGCGCCGGGGAGCCGGGCACCAAGGCCAAGAAGGGGCGTCGGAGCCGCACCGTGTTCACCGAGCTGCAGCTGATGGGCCTAGAGAAACGCTTCGAGAAGCAGAAGTACCTCTCCACGCCCGACAGGTAGCGCGGGGCCAGGCTGAGGCCAGCGGGTAGTGGGAGGGGGGCTGCTTGCCCTGCTGAGGGTGCACCCCGCTCTTTCCAGAATAGATCTCGCCGAGTCCCTGGGTCTGAGCCAGTTGCAGGTGAAGACGTGGTACCAGAATCGAaggatgaaatggaagaaaatagtgAGTGTTTTTGTGGCTTTCTGCGCCCTCTATTTGCGCCATCCCCCTGTAGCCTTCGAGAGCTGCTCTCTCCTCCACCGCGGAGACTTACGCCCAATCCTCCCGATTCCCTCGGTGCCTGGTGCCAGAGGGACCCTCTCTGCTCTCTATCCCTCTTGGAGCCCTAGCCCAGCTCCCTTCGTGCTCCCCGAACCCTCCGGACTCCTGGAAGCCTTGAACCCCTCTGCCGGACCCTCGGGGCGCTTTTCCCCAGCAGCGCTCAGACAAATGGCCGCCATTTCCCCGGGGCTAGGCGCGGCCTAGGTTGGCTCTTCAGGCCCTGCCTGGGCACAGGGCGCCGGGGTCCCCAGCCCTGTCCCAGCTCACCGCAGTGCCTCCCGTCTCCCGCGCAGGTGCTGCAGGGCGGCGGCCTGGAGTCTCCCACCAAGCCCAAGGGGAGGCCTAAGAAGAACTCCATCCCCACGAGCGAACAGCTCACGGAGCAGGAGCGCGCCAAAGAGGCGGAGAAGCCGGCGGAGGCGCCGGGAGAGGCCGGCGACCGGAGCCACGAGGACTGAGCGCGGCAGAGGGTGCGGGCCGAGGGAACCCCAGCGCAGTCCGCTGCCCGCATAACCCGCCGGAAGCCGCGAGTCGGCCCTTCTGCGTCCACGCCGTTTGCTTTCTAAACTTTTGTTATTACCTTGAATGCGGACAGTTGGGGGCCAAACAAGGAAGGACAGACCCTGAAGCCAAACCCGTGCGCTTGCGGGCCCTAGCCTGGAAACTCAAGTCCAGCACGGCGGAAGGTCGCCTCCGCTCGGAGCTCCGCGGCGCCAGGCGCTCCACGCGCATTCACGCCCCGCTCCTCTCCTGCACCCCCCACTCGCCTCGCgccggcccccccaccccgccgggCCCGGACGCCTCCAGGCACACACCCGCTTCCGCCCGTCGGGGACCCCGCGGCCCGGCGTAGGCCACCAAGGCCCGAGATGGCGCCTGGACAACCCGACGTCACTGGGGCCCCTACCCCTCTCTTACGAAGacggtgattttttttccaataaaatattttatgacacaGCGGGACTTGATGAGGGGGTTTCTGAATCTGCAAGGTTGGAGGGGGGAGCGGCAAGGTAACAGGGACACACGCAGTGGCTTCTGAAACATCCTTTCCCCGGGCTACGTGGACGCCAGCCGTGACGTGCGCCACCCGGCCTGGGCCAGGCACGCAGACAGCTCGATTGCTGCAGGATCCT from the Hippopotamus amphibius kiboko isolate mHipAmp2 chromosome 2, mHipAmp2.hap2, whole genome shotgun sequence genome contains:
- the BARX1 gene encoding homeobox protein BarH-like 1, coding for MQRPGEPGAARFGPPEGCADHRPHRYRSFMIEEILTEPPGPKGAAPAAAAAAAGELLKFGVQALLAARPFHSHLAVLKAEQAAVFKFPLAPLGCSGLGSALLAAGPGLSGAAGAPHLPLELQLRGKLEAPGAGEPGTKAKKGRRSRTVFTELQLMGLEKRFEKQKYLSTPDRIDLAESLGLSQLQVKTWYQNRRMKWKKIVLQGGGLESPTKPKGRPKKNSIPTSEQLTEQERAKEAEKPAEAPGEAGDRSHED